One region of Bactrocera neohumeralis isolate Rockhampton chromosome 5, APGP_CSIRO_Bneo_wtdbg2-racon-allhic-juicebox.fasta_v2, whole genome shotgun sequence genomic DNA includes:
- the LOC126760357 gene encoding type II inositol 1,4,5-trisphosphate 5-phosphatase has protein sequence MNTDPAMSSKSTTLSSLNSIPTISAAVSSSGLLGSVVSDNDMRDGEISLNTIEIVQRKFKDNEKVLSIFEAYQIIGQEHRSRLLALVVSVAGGTYAVFSLATARLPPRNVNDLSIDKIFALNETFQIGSDKKGSISQLQFDLKTADEAAVKYFYYPIISAEGASDFETFHAQIISAKFSMTHSTAATESILSYSWLNDYRQIGEVKQELKRRENEYIVFKDFIVYCGTWNVNNKPYSDSPLHLWLSNGEQPADIYAIALQELDTSAKAITFSENRPDPMWISKMLSSLHKDGEYEELTSVRLVGMMLTIIIRKQLRPYIARCRVKTVARGVFNTLGNKGGVAVSIQLNEGNLCFVNSHLAAHMAFVEARNEDYAGIVRGLVFDDDLKRTINDHEHIFWIGDLNYRIEEPPGLQLPCNRASPNAYDVLMKYDQLRIEMGKGNCFDGYSEGRIKFRPTYKYDVGTDNFDSSEKQRAPAYCDRVLWKGVRIEQLAYNSIMEIRQSDHKPVYAIFRVKIKTKDEKRYKRIHEEVLKLVDKRENENQPQISVDKTVLDFGVVRFNELSVCDFTVSNNCQMPVEFMFKVKDPPLNDICEKWLQVEPRAETLMTDSTKRVRVKLLADVRSITGLLKKIRTTNWKFDFDILILHVKNGPDMFLTVTGEYKPSCFGLSVETLCRTNQPLNTYTQAQIKDLMNDDSPEFRVTMPREFFFLIDYLHKQGNKVEGAFETLEYKHARSLQFNVIRDWLDTWSSEEFPGTPQAAAEALLMLLDLPEKPLLDPFVEDLLQTNTAAEAMELISLLSSPRRNVFVHLCMFLRQGIERQYYNLQHVASVFGRVLLRSTAHAGRDFYRETRCRDFMHRFISSDIGGTLSTGITDSSGISGVDGGASGGSSNGGGGGDGSNTARINAIN, from the exons ATGAACACTGATCCGGCAATGTCGTCTAAGTCAACGACGCTATCGTCGTTAAATAGTATACCAACGATATCAGCGGCTGTTTCCAGCTCAGGATTATTAGGAAGTGTAGTCTCAGATAATGATATGCGAGATGGAGAAATATCTTTAAATACAATTGAAATAGTGCAACGAAAATTCAAAGACAACGAAAAAGTCTTATCG atttTTGAAGCCTATCAAATTATTGGACAAGAGCATCGAAGTCGCTTGTTGGCGTTAGTAGTGTCAGTGGCAGGCGGCACCTACGCAGTTTTCTCCCTTGCAACAGCGCGCTTACCGCCACGCAACGTCAATGACTTGTCCATTGATAAGATTTTCGCGTTAAATGAAACTTTTCAAATAGGCAGTG ATAAAAAGGGTTCCATATCGCAATTGCAATTCGATCTAAAAACAGCCGATGAGGCGGCCGTGAAATATTTCTACTACCCAATCATATCAGCCGAGGGCGCATCTGATTTCGAAACGTTTCATGCGCAAATCATATCAGCTAAATTTTCAATGACACACTCAACCGCGGCAACGGAATCGATTTTGAGTTATAGTTGGCTGAACGATTACCGACAAATCGGCGAAGTGAAGCAGGAGTTGAAACGACGTGAAAATGAATATATTGTTTTCAAGGATTTTAT tgtgTATTGTGGCACTTGGAATGTAAATAACAAGCCATATAGTGACAGTCCATTGCACTTGTGGCTATCAAATGGTGAGCAACCAGCCGACATATATGCCATTGCGCTACAAGAGCTGGATACATCAGCTAAAGCCATTACTTTCAGCGAAAATCGCCCTGACCCCATGTGGAT AAGTAAAATGCTATCAAGTTTACACAAAGATGGCGAATATGAGGAGTTAACTAGCGTACGTCTCGTTGGCATGATGTTAACAATCATCATACGTAAACAATTACGGCCATATATTGCCCGTTGTCGAGTCAAAACAGTAGCGCGCGGCGTTTTCAACACACTGGGCAACAAAGGCGGCGTTGCGGTGAGCATACAACTGAATGAAGGCAACCTCTGCTTTGTAAACTCACATTTAGCTGCTCATATGGCTTTCGTTGAGGCACGCAATGAAGATTATGCGGGTATCGTACGTGGTTTAGTGTTCGATGATGATCTAAAACGTACCATTAATGATCACGA ACACATCTTTTGGATTGGTGACTTAAATTATCGCATTGAAGAGCCGCCAGGCCTACAATTGCCATGTAATCGCGCTTCACCAAACGCTTACGATGTACTTATGAAGTATGATCAGTTACGCATTGAAATGGGTAAAGGCAATTGCTTTGATGGTTACAGTGAAGGGCGTATCAAATTTCGACCCACCTACAAGTACGATGTAGGCACTGATAATTTTGACAGCAG TGAGAAACAACGCGCGCCAGCATACTGCGATCGTGTGCTATGGAAAGGTGTGCGTATTGAGCAGTTGGCTTACAATAGTATTATGGAGATACGACAGAGTGATCACAAGCCTGTTTATGCAATATTTCGTGTAAAAATCAAAACCAAAGATGAGAAGCGTTACAAACGCATACACGAAGAAGTCTTGAAGCTGGTTGATAAACGTGAAAATGAGAATCAACCACAAATAAGTGTCGATAAAACCGTGCTCGATTTTGGTGTCGTACGTTTCAACGAGTTGTCCGTATGTGATTTCACTGTCTCGAATAACTGTCAAATGCCGGTGGAGTTTATGTTCAAAGTCAAAGACCCACCATTGAATGATATATGCGAAAAGTGGTTGCAAGTCGAACCGCGTGCCGAAACGCTAATGACCGATAGCACCAAGCGTGTACGCGTTAAATTGCTGGCAGATGTGCGTTCCATAACGGGCTTGTTGAAGAAAATACGCACGACCAATTGGAAATTCGATTTCGACATATTGATATTGCATGTAAAAAACGGACCAGATATGTTTTTGACGGTCACCGGCGAGTACAAGCCAAGTTGTTTTGGTCTTTCGGTGGAAACGCTTTGTCGCACCAATCAACCGCTAAACACGTATACGCAAGCGCAAATTAAAGATTTG ATGAATGATGATTCACCGGAATTCCGTGTGACAATGCCACGCGAGTTTTTCTTCCTCATCGACTATCTGCACAAGCAGGGCAATAAAGTGGAAGGTGCTTTCGAAACATTGGAATATAAACATGCGCGCAGCTTGCAATTTAACGTTATACGCGATTGGTTGGACACATGGTCGAGCGAGGAATTTC CCGGTACGCCACAAGCAGCTGCTGAGGCGCTACTCATGCTATTAGACTTGCCCGAAAAGCCCTTACTTGATCCTTTTGTCGAAGATTTATTGCAAACAAATACGGCCGCAGAAGCCATGGAGTTGATATCATTGCTGAGCTCACCGCGCCGCAATGTCTTCGTGCATTTATGCATGTTTCTACGCCAAGGCATAGAGCGGCAGTACTATAATTTACAGCACGTCG CCAGCGTGTTCGGGCGTGTATTGCTGCGCAGCACCGCACACGCAGGTCGCGATTTTTATCGTGAGACTCGATGTCGCGATTTCATGCATCGCTTCATATCCAGCGACATTGGCGGCACATTGTCGACAGGTATTACCGATAGCAGCGGTATCAGCGGCGTAGACGGTGGCGCTAGTGGCGGCAGTAGTaatggcggcggcggtggcgatGGCAGTAACACTGCTCGTATTAATGCAATTAATTag